Genomic window (Streptomyces yatensis):
TGGGCTGGGTGTGGTGTGGTCAGGCGTCCACGACGATGCCGAAGGTGCGCTCCAGGCCGGTGCGGCCCGCGTCGGTCAGGTGGATCACGCGGCGGCGGCTGCCACGGCGGATCCAGTCCAGCGCGAACAGCCGGTCCGTCAGGGCGGCCCCCAGCGCCCCGGCCAGATGGTGGCGCTGCTCGGTCCAGTCCACGCAGTAGCGGATCAGCGGGCGGCGCGCGGGGAGCCCGTCCGCGTCCACGCCGAACGCCGCCAGCTCCGCGCGCCCCGGGTCCGTCAGCCGGTACGTGGTGTCGTTGCCCGGGGCGGAGAGCCGGTCGCTCTCCGTCGCCTCGGGGTGGAAGCGTCCGTCGCCGCCCTCCAGGACCCCGCGTTCCAGGAGCGCCGCCATCAGGGCCACTCCGAGGGCGCCCGCGACATGGTCGTAGCAGGTACGCGCCCGGCGCAGGGCGTGTGCGTGGGTGCTCTGGCGCAGCGAGGTGACCGGTAGCGGCGGGGCGATCCGGGCCAGCGCCTCGAGGGCCTCGCCGACGGCGGGGCCGGTCAGCCGGTAGTAGCGGTGCCGCCCGTGCGGCTCGACCCGCACCACCCCGGCCTCCAGCAACTTGGCCAGATGCCCGCTCACGGTGGAGGCGCTGACCCCGGCCTCGGTGGCCAGCACGCTCGCGGGCAGGGCGCGGCCCTCCAACAGCGCCTGCAGAACGCGGGCGCGAGACGGATCGGCGATCGCGGCGGCGGCGCGGGCGATGTCGGCGTCACGGGCGTCCGTGGTGGTGGCCATGCGTCCAGCGTAGGCCGAGGTCGTTTCGGCGGCGGACGAAGCGTGGGCGGTCGCCCGCGCGCACCTCGCCGATACGGCCGGAGGACGGCCTCGCGCTGCGCGCTTGGGGCTGGACGCCTCGCCGTACGCGCCTCCGGCCGCGGGCCGTGTGCCTCCGGCGGGCGCACGCGCTTCGGGCCGGACCTGGCCGGGCCGGGCCGGGGGCGTCCGATGCGGTTCGTCGTCCCCGTTCCGCGCGCGCCTGGGCACGCCACGCTTCGGGCTGTGCCGAAGGGATCAGGGGCGAGGGTGGAGGCATGAGGACGTACCACTCCACGCATCGGACCTCGGGATCCTCGGCTCCGCCCGTGGCGGCCGCCGTGCGGCGGGTGCCGTTGCTCGCGATCTGCCTCGGGTACTTCCTGGTCATCCTCGACGTCACCGTCGTCAACGTGGCCGTGCCCCGCATCGGCGCCGGGCTGGCGGCCGGGCAGGGGGCGCTGCAGTGGATCGTGGACGGGTACACGCTGGTCTTCGCCGGGCTGCTGCTGTTCTGTGGCGGGCTGGGGGACCGGCTGGGCCATCGGCGGGTGTTCCTCGCCGGGCTCGGGCTGTTCACGGTGGCCTCCGCCGGGTGCGCGCTCGCGCCGACCGCCGCCGTTCTGGTCGGCGCGCGGCTGGCGCAGGGGGCCGGGGCGGCGACCATGGTGCCCGCCTCGCTCGCGCTGCTCGGGGCGCTGCACCCCGAACCGGCCGCGCGCGCCAGGGCGTTCGGGGTGTGGGGTGGCATCGCGGGGGTCGCCGCCGCGGCCGGTCCGGTGCTCGGCGGGGTGCTGGTGTGGGGCGTGGGCTGGCGGACCGTGTTCCTCGTCAACCTCCCCCTGGGCGTGCTCGCCGTCTGGCTCACCATCCGTCATGTGCCCGGCAGGCGCCCGCGCCCGCGTCCGCGCGGGGAGCGTCCGCCGCTGGACCTCGCCGCCCAGCTCACCGGTGTCATCGCGGTGGCCGCCCTCACGGCCGGGCTGAACGAGGCGGGAGGGCGCGGCTGGACCGACCCGCTGGTGCTCGGCGCCCTCGCGGCCGCGCCGCTCGCGGGGGCGCTGTTCCTGTGGCTGGAGCGGCGCGCGGCGGCGCCCGCGCTGCCGCCGCGGCTGCTGACCGGCTTCCGGTTCCCGGCCGCCCTGGCCGTGGGGGTGCTGCTCAACCTCGGCTTCTACGGGCTGCTCTTCCTCACCACCCTCTACTTCCAGCGCCACCGGGGCTGGGACCCGCTCGCCACCGGTCTGGCGCTGCTGCCGATGGGCGCGCTGGTCGCGGCCGCCTCGCCGCTGTCCGGGCGGGTCGCGGCGCGCGTGGGCACCCATGTCCCGGCCGTGGCCGGGCTGTTGACCGGGGCGGTGGGGCTGCTCGGCTGGGCGGCCGTGGGACCGCATACGCCGTATGCGCTGCTGGTCGTGCCGCTGCTGCTGGCCGGGTTCGGCACCTCGTTCACCATGCCGTCGGCGACGATCGCGGCGATGGAGGCCGCGCCGCACGAGGTGCGCGGCGCGGCGTCGGGCGCGTTCAACGCGGCGCGGCAGCTGGGCAGCGCCATCGGCGTGGCGCTGTTCGGGACGCTCGCCGCGGCGTCCGCGAGCTCCGCCTTCTACGCCGGGATGCGGCTGTCCGCCGTGATCGCGGCCGGATGCTTCCTGGGGGGTGCGGTGCTCGCGGCGGTCTCGGGGCCCGCCGCCGCCCGCGCGGCGCGCAACCCCTCTGCCACTGAGGCGTCTTGACGCGTACGCCAGGTGGGGCGTGGCCGTACGCGTACGCCACGTGGGGCGTAGCCGCCGAGGGGCGGGCCGTCGGGGCGCGGGCCGTCGGGGCGCGGTCCGTCGGGGCGCGGTCCGTCGAGCGGCACGCGCTCGTCGGCGCCGCGCCGGGGGTGAGTAGGCCCGGCCCCCGTCGTGCGGCAGCCGGGCGGTGGTGTGTGCCGGGTGCCCGGGCCGCGAGCCGAAACGGTGCCTGGGCCCAGCGAGCCTGCACTCTGCCGTGCACCCCAGGGGGGACGCCGCTCAGGCTGCCGTGGCGCGGGTGCCGGTCTCTGCCCTGCCGCACCCTGCCGCGAGCCGTCACGGGAACCTGGGCCTCAGTGGCTGGGCCACCGCGGGATCGCTCGCGGGTCAGGCAGTTGTGGCGGCGGGTGCCCGTTGCCCCGGGCCGCGAGCCGCGAGACCCGGAGGCTGAGCCTCGGCCCCCGGGCACCGTAGAGATGCCCTGGGTCAGGTCACCGTGGCGGCCGGTGGCCGTTGCCCGGGCCGCGGGCCGCGGGCCGCGAGCCGCCAGGCCGCGTGACCGGGGCCTGGGCCTCAGCCGTCGTGCACGGCAGGCTGCGGGGCGTCGGGTCGCCGCAGCCGCGGGTGCCCGTTGCCCCAGGCCGCGTAACCCGGAGCCT
Coding sequences:
- a CDS encoding ArsR/SmtB family transcription factor, with the protein product MATTTDARDADIARAAAAIADPSRARVLQALLEGRALPASVLATEAGVSASTVSGHLAKLLEAGVVRVEPHGRHRYYRLTGPAVGEALEALARIAPPLPVTSLRQSTHAHALRRARTCYDHVAGALGVALMAALLERGVLEGGDGRFHPEATESDRLSAPGNDTTYRLTDPGRAELAAFGVDADGLPARRPLIRYCVDWTEQRHHLAGALGAALTDRLFALDWIRRGSRRRVIHLTDAGRTGLERTFGIVVDA
- a CDS encoding MFS transporter; this encodes MRTYHSTHRTSGSSAPPVAAAVRRVPLLAICLGYFLVILDVTVVNVAVPRIGAGLAAGQGALQWIVDGYTLVFAGLLLFCGGLGDRLGHRRVFLAGLGLFTVASAGCALAPTAAVLVGARLAQGAGAATMVPASLALLGALHPEPAARARAFGVWGGIAGVAAAAGPVLGGVLVWGVGWRTVFLVNLPLGVLAVWLTIRHVPGRRPRPRPRGERPPLDLAAQLTGVIAVAALTAGLNEAGGRGWTDPLVLGALAAAPLAGALFLWLERRAAAPALPPRLLTGFRFPAALAVGVLLNLGFYGLLFLTTLYFQRHRGWDPLATGLALLPMGALVAAASPLSGRVAARVGTHVPAVAGLLTGAVGLLGWAAVGPHTPYALLVVPLLLAGFGTSFTMPSATIAAMEAAPHEVRGAASGAFNAARQLGSAIGVALFGTLAAASASSAFYAGMRLSAVIAAGCFLGGAVLAAVSGPAAARAARNPSATEAS